In Acinonyx jubatus isolate Ajub_Pintada_27869175 chromosome B3, VMU_Ajub_asm_v1.0, whole genome shotgun sequence, a genomic segment contains:
- the TEDC1 gene encoding tubulin epsilon and delta complex protein 1 isoform X8 yields MPAHWTKETALKGRGHRSLGRRWRRVSTRSVTGRGPSRDSTGAVIGRWDPAAAARNPRKVSASCMGRRRRRVDRGAAVGALPEAIAALSRTLPAGPSPEIFRRAKFDRPEAAPALWQLLFRVLSPLSANGASAPAAQEAQVRVVKSELHSQGYPRRALAQLPEDGSQGSRELLLALAWLLARGPLLERLLAQTRVRLGDEIPLCECEALARPGPPVPRVEADGPVDIRHLQWLMGKLRFQWRKLITSQQEQCALLGKIHSYTRGCHSDRSLGHLSVAETELLRDAEGGQQVSGGVAGRSPDRCTQRARTLGMGPRSFWGDLWLLCEWPGVLQSSWTVSVLDPGRSSACGLDAPPRSLLRRLESENVRLEAALHWRRQELVFWRWMDTVLGTCPPEASQPTFVPRIPERGAGEWELVARELQALQEELRGAAEPRRAAWEARVGGWGPEWSAVQRASREAVGLELAALQRAWERGGAAAQPHGPCRLVKSDAGASGGPGLRAAQVIEVLRSREACLEAVLCQLQRQCRQELARLAGALPGLIWILPPGR; encoded by the exons ATGCCTGCGCACTGGACAAAAGAGACTGCACTCAAAGGCCGGGGGCACCGCTCATTGGGCCGACGCTGGAGGCGTGTCTCGACCCGTTCGGTGACTGGGCGTGGGCCTAGCAGAGACAGCACCGGCGCGGTGATTGGACGCTGGGACCCAGCGGCCGCGGCGCGCAATCCGAGGAAAGTCAGCGCGAGCTGCAtggggcggcggcggcgcaggGTGGACCGGGGAGCCGCGGTCGGGGCCTTGCCCGAGGCCATCGCCGCGCTGAGTCGGACGCTGCCCGCTGGGCCCAGCCCCGAGATCTTCCGCCGCGCCAAGTTCGACCGTCCGGAGGCG GCCCCGGCGCTCTGGCAGCTGCTCTTTCGCGTGCTCTCGCCGCTGTCAGCCAACGGCGCCTCGGCGCCCGCAGCCCAGG AGGCCCAAGTCCGAGTGGTGAAGTCGGAGCTGCACTCCCAGGGCTACCCCAGGCGGGCGCTGGCACAGCTCCCTGAGGACGGCTCCCAGGGCAGTCGCGAGCTTCTGCTGGCCTTGGCCTGGCTCCTGGCCCGCGGGCCCCTGCTCGAGCGGCTGCTGGCCCAGACCCGCGTGCGGCTGGGCGACGAGATACCCCTGTGCgag TGTGAAGCCCTGGCCAGGCCTGGCCCCCCTGTACCCCGTGTGGAAGCAGATGGCCCTGTGGACATACGCCACTTGCAGTGGCTGATGGGAAAGCTGCGGTTCCAGTGGCGGAAGCTGATCACCAGTCAGCAGGAGCAGTGTGCCCTCCTGGGCAAG ATCCACTCATACACCCGCGGCTGCCACAGTGACCGCAGCCTTGGCCACCTGTCTGTTGCTGAGACCGAGCTGCTCAGGGACGCGGAGGGCGGCCAGCAG gtttctggaggggttgctGGCAGAAGCCCGGATCGGTGTACCCAAAGAGCCCGCACTCTTGGGATGGGTCCCAGAAGCTTCTGGGGTGATCTATGGTTGCTGTGTGAGTGGCCAGGCGTGCTGCAGAGTAGCTGGACAGTGAGCGTGCTTG ACCCTGG AAGGAGCAGTGCCTGTGGCCTGGATG CACCTCCCCGGTCG CTGCTTCGGAGGCTGGAGAGCGAGAATGTGCGCCTGGAGGCAGCCCTGCATTGGAGGCGCCAGGAGCTGGTCTTCTGGCGGTGGATG GACACAGTCCTGGGCACCTGCCCTCCAGAGGCCTCGCAGCCCACGTTTGTGCCGCGGATCCCCGAGCGGGGGGCTGGCGAGTGGGAGCTGGTGGCCCGCGAGCTGCAGGCCCTACAGGAGGAGTTGCGGGGAGCTGCGGAGCCCCGGCGGGCAGCCTGGGAGGCCAGG GTTGGAGGCTGGGGGCCCGAGTGGAGTGCGGTGCAGCGGGCCTCACGGGAGGCCGTGGGACTCGAGCTGGCAGCTCTTCAGCGGGCCTGGGAGCGAGGTGGGGCCGCAGCCCAGCCCCACGGGCCCTGCCGGCTGGTGAAGAGTGACGCCGGAGCCTCGGGGGGCCCAGGCCTGCGGGCGGCCCAGGTGATTGAGGTGCTGAGGAGCCGGGAGGCCTGCCTGGAGGCAGTGCTGTGCCAGCTGCAGAGACAGTGTCGGCAGGAACTGGCCAGGCTGGCGGGAGCCCTGCCCGGCCTCATCTGGATCTTGCCACCCGGTCGTTGA
- the TEDC1 gene encoding tubulin epsilon and delta complex protein 1 isoform X4, translating into MPAHWTKETALKGRGHRSLGRRWRRVSTRSVTGRGPSRDSTGAVIGRWDPAAAARNPRKVSASCMGRRRRRVDRGAAVGALPEAIAALSRTLPAGPSPEIFRRAKFDRPEAAPALWQLLFRVLSPLSANGASAPAAQGEPPSTEAQVRVVKSELHSQGYPRRALAQLPEDGSQGSRELLLALAWLLARGPLLERLLAQTRVRLGDEIPLCEIHSYTRGCHSDRSLGHLSVAETELLRDAEGGQQLLRRLESENVRLEAALHWRRQELVFWRWMDTVLGTCPPEASQPTFVPRIPERGAGEWELVARELQALQEELRGAAEPRRAAWEARVGGWGPEWSAVQRASREAVGLELAALQRAWERGGAAAQPHGPCRLVKSDAGASGGPGLRAAQVIEVLRSREACLEAVLCQLQRQCRQELARLAGALPGLIWILPPGR; encoded by the exons ATGCCTGCGCACTGGACAAAAGAGACTGCACTCAAAGGCCGGGGGCACCGCTCATTGGGCCGACGCTGGAGGCGTGTCTCGACCCGTTCGGTGACTGGGCGTGGGCCTAGCAGAGACAGCACCGGCGCGGTGATTGGACGCTGGGACCCAGCGGCCGCGGCGCGCAATCCGAGGAAAGTCAGCGCGAGCTGCAtggggcggcggcggcgcaggGTGGACCGGGGAGCCGCGGTCGGGGCCTTGCCCGAGGCCATCGCCGCGCTGAGTCGGACGCTGCCCGCTGGGCCCAGCCCCGAGATCTTCCGCCGCGCCAAGTTCGACCGTCCGGAGGCG GCCCCGGCGCTCTGGCAGCTGCTCTTTCGCGTGCTCTCGCCGCTGTCAGCCAACGGCGCCTCGGCGCCCGCAGCCCAGG GCGAACCCCCATCTACAGAGGCCCAAGTCCGAGTGGTGAAGTCGGAGCTGCACTCCCAGGGCTACCCCAGGCGGGCGCTGGCACAGCTCCCTGAGGACGGCTCCCAGGGCAGTCGCGAGCTTCTGCTGGCCTTGGCCTGGCTCCTGGCCCGCGGGCCCCTGCTCGAGCGGCTGCTGGCCCAGACCCGCGTGCGGCTGGGCGACGAGATACCCCTGTGCgag ATCCACTCATACACCCGCGGCTGCCACAGTGACCGCAGCCTTGGCCACCTGTCTGTTGCTGAGACCGAGCTGCTCAGGGACGCGGAGGGCGGCCAGCAG CTGCTTCGGAGGCTGGAGAGCGAGAATGTGCGCCTGGAGGCAGCCCTGCATTGGAGGCGCCAGGAGCTGGTCTTCTGGCGGTGGATG GACACAGTCCTGGGCACCTGCCCTCCAGAGGCCTCGCAGCCCACGTTTGTGCCGCGGATCCCCGAGCGGGGGGCTGGCGAGTGGGAGCTGGTGGCCCGCGAGCTGCAGGCCCTACAGGAGGAGTTGCGGGGAGCTGCGGAGCCCCGGCGGGCAGCCTGGGAGGCCAGG GTTGGAGGCTGGGGGCCCGAGTGGAGTGCGGTGCAGCGGGCCTCACGGGAGGCCGTGGGACTCGAGCTGGCAGCTCTTCAGCGGGCCTGGGAGCGAGGTGGGGCCGCAGCCCAGCCCCACGGGCCCTGCCGGCTGGTGAAGAGTGACGCCGGAGCCTCGGGGGGCCCAGGCCTGCGGGCGGCCCAGGTGATTGAGGTGCTGAGGAGCCGGGAGGCCTGCCTGGAGGCAGTGCTGTGCCAGCTGCAGAGACAGTGTCGGCAGGAACTGGCCAGGCTGGCGGGAGCCCTGCCCGGCCTCATCTGGATCTTGCCACCCGGTCGTTGA
- the TEDC1 gene encoding tubulin epsilon and delta complex protein 1 isoform X5, with protein sequence MPAHWTKETALKGRGHRSLGRRWRRVSTRSVTGRGPSRDSTGAVIGRWDPAAAARNPRKVSASCMGRRRRRVDRGAAVGALPEAIAALSRTLPAGPSPEIFRRAKFDRPEAAPALWQLLFRVLSPLSANGASAPAAQGEPPSTEAQVRVVKSELHSQGYPRRALAQLPEDGSQGSRELLLALAWLLARGPLLERLLAQTRVRLGDEIPLCECEALARPGPPVPRVEADGPVDIRHLQWLMGKLRFQWRKLITSQQEQCALLGKIHSYTRGCHSDRSLGHLSVAETELLRDAEGGQQVRAAASEAGERECAPGGSPALEAPGAGLLAVDGHSPGHLPSRGLAAHVCAADPRAGGWRVGAGGPRAAGPTGGVAGSCGAPAGSLGGQGWRLGARVECGAAGLTGGRGTRAGSSSAGLGARWGRSPAPRALPAGEE encoded by the exons ATGCCTGCGCACTGGACAAAAGAGACTGCACTCAAAGGCCGGGGGCACCGCTCATTGGGCCGACGCTGGAGGCGTGTCTCGACCCGTTCGGTGACTGGGCGTGGGCCTAGCAGAGACAGCACCGGCGCGGTGATTGGACGCTGGGACCCAGCGGCCGCGGCGCGCAATCCGAGGAAAGTCAGCGCGAGCTGCAtggggcggcggcggcgcaggGTGGACCGGGGAGCCGCGGTCGGGGCCTTGCCCGAGGCCATCGCCGCGCTGAGTCGGACGCTGCCCGCTGGGCCCAGCCCCGAGATCTTCCGCCGCGCCAAGTTCGACCGTCCGGAGGCG GCCCCGGCGCTCTGGCAGCTGCTCTTTCGCGTGCTCTCGCCGCTGTCAGCCAACGGCGCCTCGGCGCCCGCAGCCCAGG GCGAACCCCCATCTACAGAGGCCCAAGTCCGAGTGGTGAAGTCGGAGCTGCACTCCCAGGGCTACCCCAGGCGGGCGCTGGCACAGCTCCCTGAGGACGGCTCCCAGGGCAGTCGCGAGCTTCTGCTGGCCTTGGCCTGGCTCCTGGCCCGCGGGCCCCTGCTCGAGCGGCTGCTGGCCCAGACCCGCGTGCGGCTGGGCGACGAGATACCCCTGTGCgag TGTGAAGCCCTGGCCAGGCCTGGCCCCCCTGTACCCCGTGTGGAAGCAGATGGCCCTGTGGACATACGCCACTTGCAGTGGCTGATGGGAAAGCTGCGGTTCCAGTGGCGGAAGCTGATCACCAGTCAGCAGGAGCAGTGTGCCCTCCTGGGCAAG ATCCACTCATACACCCGCGGCTGCCACAGTGACCGCAGCCTTGGCCACCTGTCTGTTGCTGAGACCGAGCTGCTCAGGGACGCGGAGGGCGGCCAGCAGGTGAGGGCTG CTGCTTCGGAGGCTGGAGAGCGAGAATGTGCGCCTGGAGGCAGCCCTGCATTGGAGGCGCCAGGAGCTGGTCTTCTGGCGGTGGATG GACACAGTCCTGGGCACCTGCCCTCCAGAGGCCTCGCAGCCCACGTTTGTGCCGCGGATCCCCGAGCGGGGGGCTGGCGAGTGGGAGCTGGTGGCCCGCGAGCTGCAGGCCCTACAGGAGGAGTTGCGGGGAGCTGCGGAGCCCCGGCGGGCAGCCTGGGAGGCCAGG GTTGGAGGCTGGGGGCCCGAGTGGAGTGCGGTGCAGCGGGCCTCACGGGAGGCCGTGGGACTCGAGCTGGCAGCTCTTCAGCGGGCCTGGGAGCGAGGTGGGGCCGCAGCCCAGCCCCACGGGCCCTGCCGGCTGGTGAAGAGTGA
- the TEDC1 gene encoding tubulin epsilon and delta complex protein 1 isoform X7 translates to MPAHWTKETALKGRGHRSLGRRWRRVSTRSVTGRGPSRDSTGAVIGRWDPAAAARNPRKVSASCMGRRRRRVDRGAAVGALPEAIAALSRTLPAGPSPEIFRRAKFDRPEAAPALWQLLFRVLSPLSANGASAPAAQGEPPSTEAQVRVVKSELHSQGYPRRALAQLPEDGSQGSRELLLALAWLLARGPLLERLLAQTRVRLGDEIPLCECEALARPGPPVPRVEADGPVDIRHLQWLMGKLRFQWRKLITSQQEQCALLGKIHSYTRGCHSDRSLGHLSVAETELLRDAEGGQQVRAGHSPGHLPSRGLAAHVCAADPRAGGWRVGAGGPRAAGPTGGVAGSCGAPAGSLGGQGWRLGARVECGAAGLTGGRGTRAGSSSAGLGARWGRSPAPRALPAGEE, encoded by the exons ATGCCTGCGCACTGGACAAAAGAGACTGCACTCAAAGGCCGGGGGCACCGCTCATTGGGCCGACGCTGGAGGCGTGTCTCGACCCGTTCGGTGACTGGGCGTGGGCCTAGCAGAGACAGCACCGGCGCGGTGATTGGACGCTGGGACCCAGCGGCCGCGGCGCGCAATCCGAGGAAAGTCAGCGCGAGCTGCAtggggcggcggcggcgcaggGTGGACCGGGGAGCCGCGGTCGGGGCCTTGCCCGAGGCCATCGCCGCGCTGAGTCGGACGCTGCCCGCTGGGCCCAGCCCCGAGATCTTCCGCCGCGCCAAGTTCGACCGTCCGGAGGCG GCCCCGGCGCTCTGGCAGCTGCTCTTTCGCGTGCTCTCGCCGCTGTCAGCCAACGGCGCCTCGGCGCCCGCAGCCCAGG GCGAACCCCCATCTACAGAGGCCCAAGTCCGAGTGGTGAAGTCGGAGCTGCACTCCCAGGGCTACCCCAGGCGGGCGCTGGCACAGCTCCCTGAGGACGGCTCCCAGGGCAGTCGCGAGCTTCTGCTGGCCTTGGCCTGGCTCCTGGCCCGCGGGCCCCTGCTCGAGCGGCTGCTGGCCCAGACCCGCGTGCGGCTGGGCGACGAGATACCCCTGTGCgag TGTGAAGCCCTGGCCAGGCCTGGCCCCCCTGTACCCCGTGTGGAAGCAGATGGCCCTGTGGACATACGCCACTTGCAGTGGCTGATGGGAAAGCTGCGGTTCCAGTGGCGGAAGCTGATCACCAGTCAGCAGGAGCAGTGTGCCCTCCTGGGCAAG ATCCACTCATACACCCGCGGCTGCCACAGTGACCGCAGCCTTGGCCACCTGTCTGTTGCTGAGACCGAGCTGCTCAGGGACGCGGAGGGCGGCCAGCAGGTGAGGGCTG GACACAGTCCTGGGCACCTGCCCTCCAGAGGCCTCGCAGCCCACGTTTGTGCCGCGGATCCCCGAGCGGGGGGCTGGCGAGTGGGAGCTGGTGGCCCGCGAGCTGCAGGCCCTACAGGAGGAGTTGCGGGGAGCTGCGGAGCCCCGGCGGGCAGCCTGGGAGGCCAGG GTTGGAGGCTGGGGGCCCGAGTGGAGTGCGGTGCAGCGGGCCTCACGGGAGGCCGTGGGACTCGAGCTGGCAGCTCTTCAGCGGGCCTGGGAGCGAGGTGGGGCCGCAGCCCAGCCCCACGGGCCCTGCCGGCTGGTGAAGAGTGA
- the TEDC1 gene encoding tubulin epsilon and delta complex protein 1 isoform X3, producing the protein MPAHWTKETALKGRGHRSLGRRWRRVSTRSVTGRGPSRDSTGAVIGRWDPAAAARNPRKVSASCMGRRRRRVDRGAAVGALPEAIAALSRTLPAGPSPEIFRRAKFDRPEAAPALWQLLFRVLSPLSANGASAPAAQGEPPSTEAQVRVVKSELHSQGYPRRALAQLPEDGSQGSRELLLALAWLLARGPLLERLLAQTRVRLGDEIPLCECEALARPGPPVPRVEADGPVDIRHLQWLMGKLRFQWRKLITSQQEQCALLGKIHSYTRGCHSDRSLGHLSVAETELLRDAEGGQQDTVLGTCPPEASQPTFVPRIPERGAGEWELVARELQALQEELRGAAEPRRAAWEARVGGWGPEWSAVQRASREAVGLELAALQRAWERGGAAAQPHGPCRLVKSDAGASGGPGLRAAQVIEVLRSREACLEAVLCQLQRQCRQELARLAGALPGLIWILPPGR; encoded by the exons ATGCCTGCGCACTGGACAAAAGAGACTGCACTCAAAGGCCGGGGGCACCGCTCATTGGGCCGACGCTGGAGGCGTGTCTCGACCCGTTCGGTGACTGGGCGTGGGCCTAGCAGAGACAGCACCGGCGCGGTGATTGGACGCTGGGACCCAGCGGCCGCGGCGCGCAATCCGAGGAAAGTCAGCGCGAGCTGCAtggggcggcggcggcgcaggGTGGACCGGGGAGCCGCGGTCGGGGCCTTGCCCGAGGCCATCGCCGCGCTGAGTCGGACGCTGCCCGCTGGGCCCAGCCCCGAGATCTTCCGCCGCGCCAAGTTCGACCGTCCGGAGGCG GCCCCGGCGCTCTGGCAGCTGCTCTTTCGCGTGCTCTCGCCGCTGTCAGCCAACGGCGCCTCGGCGCCCGCAGCCCAGG GCGAACCCCCATCTACAGAGGCCCAAGTCCGAGTGGTGAAGTCGGAGCTGCACTCCCAGGGCTACCCCAGGCGGGCGCTGGCACAGCTCCCTGAGGACGGCTCCCAGGGCAGTCGCGAGCTTCTGCTGGCCTTGGCCTGGCTCCTGGCCCGCGGGCCCCTGCTCGAGCGGCTGCTGGCCCAGACCCGCGTGCGGCTGGGCGACGAGATACCCCTGTGCgag TGTGAAGCCCTGGCCAGGCCTGGCCCCCCTGTACCCCGTGTGGAAGCAGATGGCCCTGTGGACATACGCCACTTGCAGTGGCTGATGGGAAAGCTGCGGTTCCAGTGGCGGAAGCTGATCACCAGTCAGCAGGAGCAGTGTGCCCTCCTGGGCAAG ATCCACTCATACACCCGCGGCTGCCACAGTGACCGCAGCCTTGGCCACCTGTCTGTTGCTGAGACCGAGCTGCTCAGGGACGCGGAGGGCGGCCAGCAG GACACAGTCCTGGGCACCTGCCCTCCAGAGGCCTCGCAGCCCACGTTTGTGCCGCGGATCCCCGAGCGGGGGGCTGGCGAGTGGGAGCTGGTGGCCCGCGAGCTGCAGGCCCTACAGGAGGAGTTGCGGGGAGCTGCGGAGCCCCGGCGGGCAGCCTGGGAGGCCAGG GTTGGAGGCTGGGGGCCCGAGTGGAGTGCGGTGCAGCGGGCCTCACGGGAGGCCGTGGGACTCGAGCTGGCAGCTCTTCAGCGGGCCTGGGAGCGAGGTGGGGCCGCAGCCCAGCCCCACGGGCCCTGCCGGCTGGTGAAGAGTGACGCCGGAGCCTCGGGGGGCCCAGGCCTGCGGGCGGCCCAGGTGATTGAGGTGCTGAGGAGCCGGGAGGCCTGCCTGGAGGCAGTGCTGTGCCAGCTGCAGAGACAGTGTCGGCAGGAACTGGCCAGGCTGGCGGGAGCCCTGCCCGGCCTCATCTGGATCTTGCCACCCGGTCGTTGA
- the TEDC1 gene encoding tubulin epsilon and delta complex protein 1 isoform X1, translating into MPAHWTKETALKGRGHRSLGRRWRRVSTRSVTGRGPSRDSTGAVIGRWDPAAAARNPRKVSASCMGRRRRRVDRGAAVGALPEAIAALSRTLPAGPSPEIFRRAKFDRPEAAPALWQLLFRVLSPLSANGASAPAAQGEPPSTEAQVRVVKSELHSQGYPRRALAQLPEDGSQGSRELLLALAWLLARGPLLERLLAQTRVRLGDEIPLCECEALARPGPPVPRVEADGPVDIRHLQWLMGKLRFQWRKLITSQQEQCALLGKIHSYTRGCHSDRSLGHLSVAETELLRDAEGGQQLLRRLESENVRLEAALHWRRQELVFWRWMDTVLGTCPPEASQPTFVPRIPERGAGEWELVARELQALQEELRGAAEPRRAAWEARVGGWGPEWSAVQRASREAVGLELAALQRAWERGGAAAQPHGPCRLVKSDAGASGGPGLRAAQVIEVLRSREACLEAVLCQLQRQCRQELARLAGALPGLIWILPPGR; encoded by the exons ATGCCTGCGCACTGGACAAAAGAGACTGCACTCAAAGGCCGGGGGCACCGCTCATTGGGCCGACGCTGGAGGCGTGTCTCGACCCGTTCGGTGACTGGGCGTGGGCCTAGCAGAGACAGCACCGGCGCGGTGATTGGACGCTGGGACCCAGCGGCCGCGGCGCGCAATCCGAGGAAAGTCAGCGCGAGCTGCAtggggcggcggcggcgcaggGTGGACCGGGGAGCCGCGGTCGGGGCCTTGCCCGAGGCCATCGCCGCGCTGAGTCGGACGCTGCCCGCTGGGCCCAGCCCCGAGATCTTCCGCCGCGCCAAGTTCGACCGTCCGGAGGCG GCCCCGGCGCTCTGGCAGCTGCTCTTTCGCGTGCTCTCGCCGCTGTCAGCCAACGGCGCCTCGGCGCCCGCAGCCCAGG GCGAACCCCCATCTACAGAGGCCCAAGTCCGAGTGGTGAAGTCGGAGCTGCACTCCCAGGGCTACCCCAGGCGGGCGCTGGCACAGCTCCCTGAGGACGGCTCCCAGGGCAGTCGCGAGCTTCTGCTGGCCTTGGCCTGGCTCCTGGCCCGCGGGCCCCTGCTCGAGCGGCTGCTGGCCCAGACCCGCGTGCGGCTGGGCGACGAGATACCCCTGTGCgag TGTGAAGCCCTGGCCAGGCCTGGCCCCCCTGTACCCCGTGTGGAAGCAGATGGCCCTGTGGACATACGCCACTTGCAGTGGCTGATGGGAAAGCTGCGGTTCCAGTGGCGGAAGCTGATCACCAGTCAGCAGGAGCAGTGTGCCCTCCTGGGCAAG ATCCACTCATACACCCGCGGCTGCCACAGTGACCGCAGCCTTGGCCACCTGTCTGTTGCTGAGACCGAGCTGCTCAGGGACGCGGAGGGCGGCCAGCAG CTGCTTCGGAGGCTGGAGAGCGAGAATGTGCGCCTGGAGGCAGCCCTGCATTGGAGGCGCCAGGAGCTGGTCTTCTGGCGGTGGATG GACACAGTCCTGGGCACCTGCCCTCCAGAGGCCTCGCAGCCCACGTTTGTGCCGCGGATCCCCGAGCGGGGGGCTGGCGAGTGGGAGCTGGTGGCCCGCGAGCTGCAGGCCCTACAGGAGGAGTTGCGGGGAGCTGCGGAGCCCCGGCGGGCAGCCTGGGAGGCCAGG GTTGGAGGCTGGGGGCCCGAGTGGAGTGCGGTGCAGCGGGCCTCACGGGAGGCCGTGGGACTCGAGCTGGCAGCTCTTCAGCGGGCCTGGGAGCGAGGTGGGGCCGCAGCCCAGCCCCACGGGCCCTGCCGGCTGGTGAAGAGTGACGCCGGAGCCTCGGGGGGCCCAGGCCTGCGGGCGGCCCAGGTGATTGAGGTGCTGAGGAGCCGGGAGGCCTGCCTGGAGGCAGTGCTGTGCCAGCTGCAGAGACAGTGTCGGCAGGAACTGGCCAGGCTGGCGGGAGCCCTGCCCGGCCTCATCTGGATCTTGCCACCCGGTCGTTGA
- the TEDC1 gene encoding tubulin epsilon and delta complex protein 1 isoform X2, translating to MPAHWTKETALKGRGHRSLGRRWRRVSTRSVTGRGPSRDSTGAVIGRWDPAAAARNPRKVSASCMGRRRRRVDRGAAVGALPEAIAALSRTLPAGPSPEIFRRAKFDRPEAAPALWQLLFRVLSPLSANGASAPAAQEAQVRVVKSELHSQGYPRRALAQLPEDGSQGSRELLLALAWLLARGPLLERLLAQTRVRLGDEIPLCECEALARPGPPVPRVEADGPVDIRHLQWLMGKLRFQWRKLITSQQEQCALLGKIHSYTRGCHSDRSLGHLSVAETELLRDAEGGQQLLRRLESENVRLEAALHWRRQELVFWRWMDTVLGTCPPEASQPTFVPRIPERGAGEWELVARELQALQEELRGAAEPRRAAWEARVGGWGPEWSAVQRASREAVGLELAALQRAWERGGAAAQPHGPCRLVKSDAGASGGPGLRAAQVIEVLRSREACLEAVLCQLQRQCRQELARLAGALPGLIWILPPGR from the exons ATGCCTGCGCACTGGACAAAAGAGACTGCACTCAAAGGCCGGGGGCACCGCTCATTGGGCCGACGCTGGAGGCGTGTCTCGACCCGTTCGGTGACTGGGCGTGGGCCTAGCAGAGACAGCACCGGCGCGGTGATTGGACGCTGGGACCCAGCGGCCGCGGCGCGCAATCCGAGGAAAGTCAGCGCGAGCTGCAtggggcggcggcggcgcaggGTGGACCGGGGAGCCGCGGTCGGGGCCTTGCCCGAGGCCATCGCCGCGCTGAGTCGGACGCTGCCCGCTGGGCCCAGCCCCGAGATCTTCCGCCGCGCCAAGTTCGACCGTCCGGAGGCG GCCCCGGCGCTCTGGCAGCTGCTCTTTCGCGTGCTCTCGCCGCTGTCAGCCAACGGCGCCTCGGCGCCCGCAGCCCAGG AGGCCCAAGTCCGAGTGGTGAAGTCGGAGCTGCACTCCCAGGGCTACCCCAGGCGGGCGCTGGCACAGCTCCCTGAGGACGGCTCCCAGGGCAGTCGCGAGCTTCTGCTGGCCTTGGCCTGGCTCCTGGCCCGCGGGCCCCTGCTCGAGCGGCTGCTGGCCCAGACCCGCGTGCGGCTGGGCGACGAGATACCCCTGTGCgag TGTGAAGCCCTGGCCAGGCCTGGCCCCCCTGTACCCCGTGTGGAAGCAGATGGCCCTGTGGACATACGCCACTTGCAGTGGCTGATGGGAAAGCTGCGGTTCCAGTGGCGGAAGCTGATCACCAGTCAGCAGGAGCAGTGTGCCCTCCTGGGCAAG ATCCACTCATACACCCGCGGCTGCCACAGTGACCGCAGCCTTGGCCACCTGTCTGTTGCTGAGACCGAGCTGCTCAGGGACGCGGAGGGCGGCCAGCAG CTGCTTCGGAGGCTGGAGAGCGAGAATGTGCGCCTGGAGGCAGCCCTGCATTGGAGGCGCCAGGAGCTGGTCTTCTGGCGGTGGATG GACACAGTCCTGGGCACCTGCCCTCCAGAGGCCTCGCAGCCCACGTTTGTGCCGCGGATCCCCGAGCGGGGGGCTGGCGAGTGGGAGCTGGTGGCCCGCGAGCTGCAGGCCCTACAGGAGGAGTTGCGGGGAGCTGCGGAGCCCCGGCGGGCAGCCTGGGAGGCCAGG GTTGGAGGCTGGGGGCCCGAGTGGAGTGCGGTGCAGCGGGCCTCACGGGAGGCCGTGGGACTCGAGCTGGCAGCTCTTCAGCGGGCCTGGGAGCGAGGTGGGGCCGCAGCCCAGCCCCACGGGCCCTGCCGGCTGGTGAAGAGTGACGCCGGAGCCTCGGGGGGCCCAGGCCTGCGGGCGGCCCAGGTGATTGAGGTGCTGAGGAGCCGGGAGGCCTGCCTGGAGGCAGTGCTGTGCCAGCTGCAGAGACAGTGTCGGCAGGAACTGGCCAGGCTGGCGGGAGCCCTGCCCGGCCTCATCTGGATCTTGCCACCCGGTCGTTGA